In uncultured Cohaesibacter sp., a genomic segment contains:
- a CDS encoding sugar ABC transporter substrate-binding protein, with protein MNIIKTLMAATAALTISSAALVTQVSAAGDPAPEIYAKAMAGKRIMLVPMAMGFDLAQGWAAILKREVDAFGGIFETRDPNWSVEAGAQAITEAIASENKPDVLIIMSPDMNSYSKLMKRAQKAGIYVILVDNPANFKADAYVGSDWTELGRLEAEAVVKGCGPDSSKKIGLVQGDQVNATSLFQYAGIMEVLAKYPEFEVVAKPDSNWDATTSRNVTTTMLQQNPEICGVIDFWDGDASGAAAAIREAGKQDSVFLVTTGGGEKAADCDLIADGTYGAVVMTDLAQETHNMVAIIKYLLQSGQPAGTSAPYIYTLLKATTKENMKPDSCWDLSALQAEAGQ; from the coding sequence ATGAACATCATCAAGACCCTTATGGCCGCCACGGCGGCGCTTACCATCAGCTCCGCTGCGCTCGTTACCCAGGTGTCGGCCGCAGGCGACCCGGCACCGGAGATCTACGCCAAGGCCATGGCTGGCAAGCGCATCATGCTGGTGCCGATGGCCATGGGCTTCGACTTGGCTCAGGGCTGGGCTGCCATCCTGAAGCGTGAAGTGGACGCCTTTGGCGGCATCTTCGAAACCCGCGACCCCAACTGGAGCGTTGAAGCAGGCGCCCAGGCCATCACCGAGGCCATTGCTTCCGAGAACAAGCCGGACGTGCTGATCATCATGTCGCCCGACATGAACTCCTATTCCAAGCTGATGAAGCGCGCCCAGAAGGCTGGCATCTATGTGATCCTCGTGGACAACCCGGCCAACTTCAAGGCCGATGCTTATGTCGGCAGTGACTGGACCGAACTGGGTCGTCTCGAAGCCGAAGCCGTCGTCAAGGGCTGCGGTCCGGACTCCTCCAAGAAGATCGGTCTGGTGCAGGGCGACCAGGTCAACGCAACCAGCCTCTTCCAGTATGCGGGCATCATGGAAGTGTTGGCCAAATATCCCGAATTTGAAGTGGTTGCCAAACCGGACTCCAACTGGGATGCCACCACCTCGCGTAACGTGACCACCACCATGCTGCAGCAGAATCCGGAAATCTGCGGTGTCATCGACTTCTGGGACGGCGATGCCTCGGGTGCCGCTGCTGCCATTCGCGAAGCTGGCAAGCAGGATAGCGTCTTCCTCGTTACCACCGGTGGCGGCGAGAAGGCCGCTGACTGTGACCTGATTGCCGATGGCACCTACGGCGCTGTGGTCATGACCGACCTTGCCCAGGAAACCCACAACATGGTGGCGATCATCAAATATCTGCTCCAGAGCGGCCAGCCGGCAGGCACCTCAGCGCCTTACATCTACACGCTGCTGAAGGCCACCACCAAGGAAAACATGAAGCCTGACAGCTGCTGGGATCTTTCGGCCCTTCAGGCTGAAGCCGGACAATAA
- a CDS encoding ABC transporter permease, with product MSFLKNLNQESIVLAITIAIFALASLLLPGFFTANNLVAIVRSVSVLGILALGMAMIIIGRGIDLSMVAIMAMSVACYLQMLGSGMGEGTALLLTLAGVIAMGLINGILVAYADVPAIFVTLASSSFVFGFVRSQLINTDAVPVPNAHWVEILGGLRFFSVPVEVFIFAGLAFATFLFLRYSKWGRYVYYAGDNPEAARNSGMPVRPMMVLRYVISALIAFIAGVLTAASLHSINTRIVNSNLLYDIVLISVIGGIGLSGGKGGVRNVLFGAALIGIMLNAMTIIDIPLLYQNLIKAGILLGAIIVDGILNPRDEQTAQQGDI from the coding sequence ATGAGTTTCTTGAAAAACCTCAATCAGGAGAGCATCGTTCTGGCGATTACCATTGCGATCTTCGCATTGGCCTCGCTGCTGTTGCCCGGGTTCTTTACCGCGAACAATCTGGTTGCCATCGTGCGTTCGGTCTCCGTGCTTGGTATTCTGGCGCTGGGGATGGCGATGATCATCATCGGCCGTGGCATCGATCTGTCGATGGTTGCCATCATGGCCATGTCGGTCGCCTGCTACTTGCAGATGCTTGGGTCTGGCATGGGAGAGGGTACGGCGCTGTTGCTGACGCTCGCCGGTGTCATTGCCATGGGGCTGATCAACGGCATTCTGGTTGCCTATGCCGATGTGCCTGCGATTTTCGTGACCCTTGCCAGTTCATCCTTCGTGTTCGGCTTTGTGCGGTCTCAGCTGATCAACACCGATGCAGTCCCGGTCCCGAACGCCCATTGGGTGGAGATCCTGGGCGGCTTGCGCTTTTTCAGCGTGCCGGTGGAAGTCTTCATCTTTGCCGGGCTGGCGTTCGCCACATTCCTGTTTCTGCGCTACAGCAAATGGGGCCGTTACGTCTATTACGCCGGAGACAATCCGGAAGCCGCCCGTAACTCCGGCATGCCGGTGCGTCCGATGATGGTCCTTCGCTATGTGATCTCGGCGCTTATTGCCTTCATTGCCGGGGTGCTGACCGCTGCCAGCCTGCATTCCATCAATACCCGCATCGTCAACTCCAACCTGCTCTATGACATCGTGCTGATCTCGGTTATCGGCGGCATTGGTCTGTCCGGCGGCAAGGGTGGCGTGCGCAACGTGCTGTTCGGCGCGGCGCTCATCGGCATCATGCTCAACGCCATGACGATCATCGACATTCCGCTGCTCTATCAGAATCTCATCAAGGCGGGGATCCTGCTCGGCGCCATCATCGTTGACGGTATCCTTAATCCGCGTGACGAGCAGACCGCGCAGCAGGGGGATATCTGA
- a CDS encoding LysR family transcriptional regulator has protein sequence MDIRNYTSFVAVAELMNFTKAAERLNVTQSALSRQVKALEDYLGVKLFEKTGRNIRFTPQGEALLAKINNVLVADRELRTFAGDLTGGETGLLKIGACSQLIERYMPTFLKQWTKDNPDIEIRLEDGGGPELASKLVDGAFHLTISAEPSAPIDILESRPLGQLGFLAVGNAEFLGDTQEPIEIEQLLSLPVLTLNTKHVSREVFDAACRVSGVVPRVVLESNSPHTLLAMAIGGNGVAVVPSSTRPREPKLRSRPISLKGEPIRFGICAMWNIRQPLPAYGQRFIDSLGEHIFSEQHQEEFPAQFAQYGYLQVI, from the coding sequence ATGGATATTCGCAACTATACCAGCTTTGTCGCTGTTGCTGAATTGATGAATTTTACCAAGGCTGCCGAGCGTCTCAATGTCACCCAGTCGGCCCTTTCCCGACAGGTCAAGGCGCTTGAGGATTATCTCGGGGTCAAACTGTTCGAAAAGACAGGCCGCAATATTCGCTTCACGCCGCAGGGTGAGGCGTTGCTGGCAAAGATCAACAATGTTCTGGTCGCCGACCGGGAGCTCAGAACGTTTGCCGGCGATCTGACAGGGGGAGAAACCGGGCTGCTGAAGATCGGTGCCTGTTCCCAGCTGATCGAGCGCTATATGCCGACTTTCCTCAAACAGTGGACCAAAGACAATCCGGACATCGAGATACGTCTTGAAGATGGTGGCGGGCCGGAACTGGCCAGCAAGCTGGTGGACGGGGCCTTTCACCTCACGATCAGCGCCGAACCTTCGGCTCCGATCGACATTCTGGAAAGTCGCCCGCTGGGCCAGCTCGGGTTCCTTGCTGTCGGCAACGCCGAATTTCTTGGCGACACCCAGGAGCCGATCGAGATCGAGCAACTGCTGTCGCTTCCCGTGCTGACGCTGAATACCAAGCATGTGTCCCGCGAGGTCTTTGATGCGGCCTGTCGCGTCAGCGGTGTGGTGCCGCGCGTTGTTCTGGAGAGCAATTCTCCCCATACCCTGCTTGCCATGGCAATTGGTGGCAACGGGGTTGCCGTTGTGCCCTCTTCGACCCGGCCTCGGGAGCCAAAACTGCGCAGTCGGCCCATTTCCCTCAAGGGGGAACCGATCCGTTTCGGCATTTGCGCGATGTGGAACATCCGCCAGCCGCTGCCCGCCTATGGCCAGCGTTTTATTGATTCCCTCGGAGAGCACATTTTCTCCGAGCAACATCAGGAAGAATTTCCGGCCCAATTCGCACAATATGGATACCTTCAGGTCATATAA
- a CDS encoding autotransporter assembly complex family protein, whose amino-acid sequence MSTVSLCLATTVLSAGWSEPAAAFELFGYKFSTSGIEAVSNTKPSADIPDPVTYSVSLTSADEALTDELKAASLLIEKKEEPASGTTGLLMRARNDQKRLIAALYRKGLYGGTVDITVNGVRYDKVPLDEDLTKASPVKVAIAVKPGPVFTFSKPDAQLSDGEPVDLQRYGVIAGAPAYSQLVLDAEDAILADYRARGFALAKIEERSLAADHKTGKLDVTLHVNHGPLARFGQVTITGNEDVDTDLIAQQAAIPVGETYSPDAIVKANRNLRALGVFDSVIVKPADSVLADGSLPIEISVKERKFRTIGAGITIGNLDGVGLEGYWVHRNLFGGAESLRIQGSIANIGQNDVKDLDYNADIIFKKPGVIGPASTFDAKLSVDFTNPDAYQKRAVSGEVGLSYQWTDALSTRAAFKTEYARITDSSGSDSNLLFSTPLELAYDKRDSKLDPTEGFYALIDAEPTISSDGSLAFLKTSATLSAYQAIDEAKRFVLAGKISAGSIVGASKSDVPTDRRFFTGGGGSIRGYSYQMAGPRDSNNDPTGGRSYIAASLEARMKVTDTIGLAAFVDTGNTFNSSMPQFKDEWYTGVGAGLRYLTPIGPLRLDVAVPLKKITDEPKFGVYLGLGQAF is encoded by the coding sequence GTGTCCACGGTGTCGCTGTGCCTTGCAACCACCGTCCTCTCGGCAGGATGGAGCGAACCGGCCGCGGCCTTCGAATTGTTTGGCTACAAGTTCAGCACCAGTGGCATCGAAGCCGTATCCAACACCAAGCCTTCGGCCGATATTCCTGATCCAGTGACCTACAGCGTTTCGCTCACCAGCGCCGACGAAGCTCTGACCGATGAGCTGAAAGCGGCGTCCCTGCTGATCGAGAAGAAGGAAGAGCCCGCGTCTGGCACGACGGGTCTTCTGATGCGCGCCCGCAATGACCAGAAGCGGCTGATCGCAGCCCTCTATCGCAAGGGGCTCTATGGCGGCACCGTTGACATCACCGTCAATGGCGTGCGCTATGACAAGGTTCCGCTTGATGAAGACCTGACCAAGGCCTCACCCGTCAAGGTCGCCATTGCCGTCAAACCGGGGCCGGTCTTTACCTTTTCCAAACCAGACGCCCAGTTGAGCGACGGAGAGCCGGTCGATCTTCAGCGCTATGGCGTGATTGCCGGAGCTCCGGCCTATTCCCAGCTTGTTCTTGATGCCGAAGACGCCATTCTTGCGGACTATCGCGCCCGCGGCTTCGCCCTTGCCAAAATCGAAGAACGCTCGCTTGCCGCCGATCACAAGACCGGCAAGCTGGATGTTACCCTGCACGTCAATCATGGTCCTCTGGCCCGGTTCGGTCAGGTGACGATCACAGGCAACGAAGATGTCGACACCGACCTCATCGCCCAGCAGGCCGCCATTCCGGTTGGCGAGACCTACAGCCCGGACGCCATTGTCAAGGCCAACCGCAACCTTCGGGCGCTCGGCGTGTTCGACAGCGTCATTGTCAAGCCAGCGGATTCTGTGCTTGCGGATGGCTCGCTGCCCATCGAGATTTCGGTCAAGGAACGCAAGTTCCGCACCATTGGTGCCGGCATCACCATAGGCAACCTTGATGGCGTCGGGCTGGAGGGCTACTGGGTCCATCGCAACCTGTTCGGCGGCGCGGAAAGCCTGCGTATTCAGGGCTCCATTGCCAATATCGGTCAGAATGACGTCAAGGACCTCGACTACAACGCCGACATCATCTTCAAGAAGCCCGGCGTGATTGGCCCTGCCAGCACGTTCGACGCCAAGCTGTCGGTCGACTTTACCAATCCGGACGCCTATCAGAAGCGGGCCGTCAGCGGCGAAGTCGGGTTGAGCTACCAGTGGACGGACGCGCTTTCGACCCGTGCGGCGTTCAAGACCGAATATGCCCGCATCACCGACAGCTCCGGCTCCGACAGCAACCTGCTGTTCTCGACACCGCTGGAACTGGCCTATGACAAGCGCGACAGCAAGCTCGATCCGACCGAGGGCTTCTATGCGCTCATCGACGCCGAGCCAACCATCAGCAGCGATGGCTCGCTCGCCTTCCTGAAGACGAGCGCCACCCTGTCCGCCTATCAGGCAATCGATGAGGCCAAGCGCTTCGTGCTCGCCGGAAAGATTTCTGCGGGCTCCATCGTCGGCGCATCCAAGAGCGATGTGCCCACCGACCGGCGCTTCTTTACAGGCGGGGGCGGCAGCATTCGCGGCTATTCCTATCAGATGGCAGGCCCGAGGGATTCCAACAACGATCCGACCGGTGGCCGCTCCTACATCGCCGCTTCGCTTGAGGCGCGCATGAAGGTAACGGACACCATTGGCCTTGCCGCCTTTGTCGATACGGGCAACACCTTCAACAGCTCGATGCCGCAGTTCAAGGATGAATGGTACACCGGCGTTGGTGCAGGCTTGCGCTACCTTACACCGATCGGCCCCTTGCGGCTCGATGTCGCCGTACCGCTCAAGAAAATCACGGACGAGCCCAAATTTGGTGTTTATTTGGGCCTAGGTCAGGCTTTCTAG
- a CDS encoding translocation/assembly module TamB domain-containing protein — MTSARTLATRGLFILLFTLLALLLVGYLMLSTRFGLSMTASMVNALASSDEQRVELSGVESLLGEVKIDKVALSDKDGTWLEAKSLSGHYSLSDLLRLSLSVDDLSLAELSVMRPPVASTQPADTSSDGSLIPTLPAVAARINSLSIAKISLGEALLGKAADLTLSGNVTLLGSPFVTEGSLDIHHLGANEGGFAASWDINPTDNRRQLSLSLSEPRGGLAARLIDIDDLPAIDVALKGDGPANDWRSDLVIKLDGQTTVSGQVIMGIADGTSRVNAKLLGKLSPFLPKAVIPLVAGTSNVDLSVEQSSDNVIALKKFSFVSGLASLTASGFVDNRNKSLDMAMQFDLGSEGTRIEMQQQDAPSLIIGHVGFKGRMSGTLTKAALTLDGSVDSLSQNALVLNGASLSVTAPELDIENRKGAITANLAIADLATGSAPVDAILKGDKTVVIESVLDGEAIRLDKAELTAGQASLVAEGSYTPDALALKGTLGLANLRPLNEGLTGALSGDFAVDGSAQAPRLTLAMRGQSLKVYDKPVTELKLNLASTAAPDATLTLSALYDGAPLESAIELVTNEDGSRSVKRLSVSAPGAEVTGAVALSPEGLASGNLVATVTNFAAFGPLLLQPDLTGSLKADVGLSATDGKQSVSVEATVPQLAMKAMSLSALKLSSAINDATGVMAMKSSLAVDRITASGETIRSLNAKMTGGNGSLPFSMTARVSNAPVTLEGTMLQQNGQTALALKRFTGSWKSIALALVDPVDIDLTNGAAFKTPLKLKVDNGLVTVSGTAGDQLDLSVALKALPLAIAEKVAPTGEAPTGQLDLSATIRGSSANPVASWKGTVSGLSVRSTRQAGVPHMAISTSGRFENNTITMQNHLTGGGADLDVTGSVGLARQTMRIAARGSVPFSLAARSLADAGLQLDGGATLSANVTGSFSAPNINGTITTKGARFSEFSSGLVLRDLGGTIRLEGQQASIQNVTGRLGQKGTLTVNGTVGMDAKAGLPADITVSIKDGTYKYEEILSSLFNGMVTLKGPLTGNSVISGRIDLKTTEILIPEKLPETLSPVDVSHKNAQGRVAEQAEKFAPKDTSTASAGPAMQLDLDIRAPRSIYIRGRGMDAELGGTIKIGGTTSDPRPLGTIAMQRGRLEILTKRLDFDSGTVSFAGTLDPALDFSASSTNSGTTYTVAVGGYASAPEIALSSSPTLPEDEILAHLFFDKELSELSAIQLAQLANAVATLSGVNSGPGVLDRLRNMAGIDNIDIKSDAKTNETTVGVGRYINDRTYINVEKSTASDAGKVSIDLDITNQIKAHGEASSDGETKAGLFFERDY; from the coding sequence ATGACGTCTGCACGCACCCTGGCGACCCGGGGTCTTTTCATCCTGCTTTTCACGCTGCTGGCGCTTCTGCTGGTTGGCTATCTGATGCTGTCGACGCGCTTCGGCCTGTCGATGACAGCCTCGATGGTCAATGCTCTGGCCAGCAGTGACGAACAGCGGGTGGAATTGTCAGGCGTTGAAAGCCTTTTGGGCGAGGTGAAGATCGACAAGGTTGCGCTGTCGGACAAGGACGGCACATGGCTTGAGGCCAAAAGTCTGTCCGGCCACTATTCGCTGTCCGATCTTCTGCGCCTTTCCCTGTCAGTGGATGACTTATCGCTTGCAGAACTTTCGGTCATGCGTCCGCCCGTGGCCAGCACCCAGCCCGCGGATACCAGCAGCGATGGCTCACTCATCCCGACCCTGCCCGCAGTCGCGGCGCGGATCAACAGCCTTTCCATCGCGAAAATCTCACTTGGCGAGGCTCTGCTTGGCAAGGCAGCGGACCTCACCCTGTCAGGCAACGTGACACTGCTGGGCAGCCCGTTCGTGACCGAAGGATCGCTCGACATCCATCACCTGGGTGCCAATGAGGGAGGCTTTGCTGCCAGTTGGGATATCAATCCGACCGACAATCGCCGCCAGCTGTCGCTCAGCCTTTCAGAACCGCGCGGTGGCCTCGCTGCCCGGCTCATCGACATTGACGATCTTCCCGCCATCGATGTTGCGCTCAAGGGCGACGGACCGGCCAATGACTGGCGTTCGGATCTGGTAATCAAGCTGGACGGCCAGACCACAGTCAGCGGGCAGGTGATCATGGGGATTGCCGATGGTACCTCGCGCGTCAATGCCAAGCTGCTTGGCAAGCTGTCGCCTTTCCTGCCGAAGGCTGTCATTCCGCTGGTCGCAGGCACCAGCAACGTCGACCTCTCCGTCGAACAGTCCAGCGACAATGTGATCGCGCTCAAGAAATTCTCCTTCGTCTCCGGTCTGGCCAGCCTCACCGCCAGTGGCTTTGTCGACAACCGGAACAAGAGCCTCGATATGGCGATGCAATTCGACCTTGGCTCTGAAGGCACACGGATCGAAATGCAGCAACAGGACGCCCCGTCCCTGATCATCGGCCATGTGGGCTTCAAGGGACGGATGAGCGGCACGCTGACCAAGGCGGCCTTGACCCTTGATGGCTCCGTCGACAGCCTGTCTCAGAACGCTCTTGTTCTCAACGGGGCCTCCCTGTCGGTGACGGCGCCAGAACTCGACATCGAAAACCGCAAAGGAGCTATCACGGCCAACCTTGCGATTGCCGATCTTGCCACCGGCTCGGCTCCGGTTGATGCCATCCTCAAGGGCGACAAGACGGTGGTCATTGAAAGCGTACTCGATGGCGAGGCCATTCGGCTCGACAAGGCAGAGCTGACCGCGGGACAGGCCTCCCTTGTGGCCGAGGGCAGCTATACCCCTGACGCTCTGGCGCTGAAGGGCACACTGGGGCTAGCCAATCTCAGACCGCTGAACGAGGGGCTCACCGGGGCTTTGTCTGGCGACTTTGCCGTTGACGGCTCGGCGCAGGCGCCGCGTCTGACCCTTGCCATGCGGGGACAATCGCTCAAGGTCTACGACAAGCCCGTCACCGAGCTGAAGCTGAATCTTGCGTCCACCGCCGCCCCCGACGCGACCCTTACCCTATCGGCTCTCTATGACGGAGCGCCCCTTGAAAGCGCCATCGAACTGGTGACCAACGAAGATGGCAGCCGGTCAGTCAAGCGCCTGTCCGTTTCAGCGCCCGGCGCAGAGGTGACCGGCGCAGTGGCTCTGTCCCCTGAGGGGCTGGCCTCCGGCAATCTCGTTGCCACCGTCACCAATTTTGCCGCCTTCGGCCCTCTGTTGCTCCAGCCAGACCTTACGGGCTCCCTCAAGGCGGATGTTGGCCTCTCAGCGACCGATGGCAAGCAGTCCGTCTCGGTCGAGGCAACCGTGCCACAGCTCGCCATGAAGGCCATGTCGCTGTCGGCGCTCAAGCTCAGTTCGGCCATCAATGATGCAACCGGCGTGATGGCGATGAAGTCCAGTCTTGCCGTCGACCGGATCACCGCCTCGGGAGAGACCATTCGCTCGCTCAACGCCAAGATGACCGGCGGCAACGGTTCCCTGCCCTTCTCGATGACAGCCCGTGTCTCAAACGCCCCCGTTACGCTTGAAGGCACAATGTTGCAGCAGAACGGACAGACCGCCCTTGCGCTCAAACGCTTCACCGGCAGCTGGAAATCCATCGCGCTGGCTCTGGTCGACCCGGTCGATATCGATCTGACCAACGGGGCGGCGTTCAAAACGCCGCTGAAGCTGAAGGTCGACAATGGCCTTGTCACGGTGTCCGGCACGGCAGGTGATCAACTGGACCTCAGCGTGGCGCTCAAGGCTCTGCCATTGGCGATTGCCGAGAAGGTCGCCCCGACCGGCGAGGCACCCACCGGACAGCTGGATCTCAGTGCGACAATCCGGGGCTCGTCGGCCAATCCGGTAGCCAGTTGGAAGGGCACCGTCAGCGGCCTTTCCGTCCGCTCGACGCGACAGGCCGGTGTGCCGCACATGGCCATCAGCACCTCAGGCCGCTTCGAGAACAATACCATCACCATGCAAAACCACCTGACCGGTGGCGGTGCCGATCTCGATGTGACGGGCAGCGTCGGGCTTGCACGCCAGACCATGCGCATTGCCGCCAGGGGCTCGGTGCCCTTCTCGCTTGCGGCCAGAAGCCTTGCCGATGCGGGATTGCAGCTTGATGGTGGCGCAACGCTCTCGGCCAATGTGACCGGCAGTTTCTCCGCCCCCAACATCAACGGCACCATCACCACCAAGGGTGCCCGCTTCTCCGAATTCTCCTCCGGGCTTGTGCTGCGCGATCTGGGCGGGACCATCCGCCTTGAAGGACAGCAGGCCAGCATTCAGAATGTCACCGGTCGTCTTGGCCAGAAGGGGACACTAACGGTCAATGGTACCGTCGGGATGGATGCCAAGGCCGGATTACCGGCAGACATCACCGTTTCCATCAAGGATGGCACCTACAAATACGAAGAGATTCTGAGCAGCCTGTTCAACGGCATGGTGACCCTCAAGGGGCCGCTCACCGGCAATTCGGTGATCTCCGGTCGCATCGACCTCAAGACAACGGAAATCCTGATCCCGGAAAAGCTGCCTGAAACCCTGTCGCCGGTCGATGTGTCCCACAAGAACGCGCAAGGTCGGGTCGCCGAACAGGCAGAGAAGTTTGCTCCCAAGGATACCAGCACCGCCAGCGCCGGACCTGCCATGCAGCTTGATCTCGATATCCGCGCACCACGCAGCATCTATATTCGCGGTCGCGGCATGGACGCAGAGCTTGGCGGCACCATCAAGATCGGCGGCACCACATCAGATCCGCGTCCGTTGGGTACGATTGCCATGCAGCGGGGCCGGTTGGAAATTCTGACCAAGCGGCTCGACTTCGACAGTGGCACGGTGAGCTTTGCCGGGACGCTCGATCCGGCGCTCGATTTTTCGGCCAGTTCCACCAACAGCGGTACAACCTACACTGTTGCTGTCGGGGGCTATGCCTCTGCCCCGGAAATTGCGCTAAGCTCCTCTCCGACCCTGCCCGAAGATGAAATCCTGGCGCATCTGTTCTTCGACAAGGAGCTTTCGGAGCTTTCTGCCATCCAGCTGGCGCAGTTGGCCAATGCGGTGGCAACCCTGAGCGGGGTCAACTCGGGACCGGGCGTGCTCGACCGCTTGCGCAATATGGCGGGCATAGACAATATCGACATCAAGTCTGATGCGAAAACCAACGAAACCACAGTCGGCGTCGGGCGTTACATCAACGACCGGACCTATATCAACGTCGAGAAGAGCACTGCGAGTGACGCGGGCAAGGTGAGCATCGACCTCGATATAACCAATCAGATCAAGGCTCACGGCGAAGCAAGCTCGGATGGCGAGACCAAGGCCGGCCTGTTCTTCGAACGGGACTACTGA